One stretch of Phoenix dactylifera cultivar Barhee BC4 unplaced genomic scaffold, palm_55x_up_171113_PBpolish2nd_filt_p 000509F, whole genome shotgun sequence DNA includes these proteins:
- the LOC120106258 gene encoding pentatricopeptide repeat-containing protein At1g63130, mitochondrial-like isoform X1 — MASKIPTFFLSKRLPIQSSLKTFRFYSISCAACVQNPPEIDRSTPNSAEFESATCSLRNRLHPDRLIRVLDSTLDLNLAVNIFKWASVQKKFQPTLEIYTHMILKLGLAGNHQEMGDLLKEMVNLELSNLEEALVSMIYSFCRNHMLIEALKVFEHANSVKRILSVSSCNALLGIFVSKRGNFQSVMFVYKEMVKAGILPDVETLNYLIKALCESGHLELALNQFHRMSKKQCAPNSQTFEILISALCSSGRVDESVKVLNQMLDLGSKPHHDFYVSIIPLFCRVNRFEEGIKLFRMMKNTGLQLEVHLYSILVLSLCENQHLDDAVELFEDMLASGFAPVTSLYVDIVNGYCKLGNLDEAMTFLDGNNTLEIEPYNALLKGYCSEGRFLEAIIYLRKKADQGLTDSMSWNIIIRGLCENENVGKAFEVIGRMIVSSYMLDQATYSAIIIGYCKMGSCENALDMFRLACVNNMTLDSESCSELIEGLCHVKQVQEATEVFYYITNKGLSLTTNLLNVLIQEICHAGKVHEAIGLRSLAVHKGTYCIPDTYAIILLALLDLNKEKNILVFLSQMLVEGHSLNARIYCILIRGLCTDSTMTVATLLFNQMIRDGFIPDSKTFETLVFSMAKFSQLHIVVHSLEKIINENRLVSPTVCNMIIHGLLKEGHRHEACKFLDRIIEMGCVPDADTHGLLVGSFNVEERDGTTGVSEALKNDNVSNILAEGLNKYNEHMVEE; from the coding sequence ATGGCATCAAAAATCCCAACTTTCTTTCTCTCCAAGCGGCTTCCGATCCAGTCTTCTTTAAAAACTTTTCGGTTTTATTCAATTTCCTGTGCTGCCTGTGTTCAAAATCCTCCAGAAATAGATAGAAGTACTCCAAATTCTGCTGAGTTTGAATCTGCGACCTGCTCTCTCAGGAACAGGCTCCACCCAGACAGGCTAATCCGTGTTTTGGATTCGACATTGGATTTGAACTTGGCTGTTAACATCTTCAAATGGGCATCCGTCCAGAAAAAATTCCAGCCGACACTGGAGATTTATACCCACATGATATTGAAGCTGGGTCTGGCAGGAAACCACCAAGAAATGGGGGATCTCTTGAAGGAGATGGTGAACTTGGAGCTTTCAAATTTAGAAGAGGCATTGGTTTCTATGATCTATTCGTTTTGCCGAAACCACATGCTAATAGAAGCTTTAAAGGTTTTTGAACATGCAAATTCGGTGAAGCGCATATTGTCGGTATCATCATGCAATGCTTTATTGGGCATTTTTGTCTCAAAAAGGGGAAATTTTCAGTCTGTGATGTTTGTCTATAAGGAAATGGTTAAAGCAGGGATTCTTCCTGATGTTGAAACATTGAATTACttaataaaggcattgtgtgaGTCTGGTCACTTAGAATTGGCGCTAAACCAGTTTCATAGAATGAGCAAGAAACAATGTGCTCCAAATAGTCAGACATTTGAGATACTCATCAGTGCTCTTTGTTCAAGCGGCAGAGTAGATGAATCGGTCAAGGTTTTGAATCAGATGTTGGACCTGggcagcaaaccccatcatgacTTTTATGTTagtatcatacctctattttgCAGGGTCAACAGATTCGAGGAAGGCATTAAGTTGTTTAGAATGATGAAAAATACAGGTCTTCAGCTTGAGGTCCATCTGTACAGTATTTTagttctatctttatgtgaaaatcaacatttggatgatgcAGTTGAGCTTTTTGAAGATATGTTAGCATCAGGCTTCGCTCCTGTGACTAGTCTGTATGTGGATATTGTGAATGGGTATTGCAAATTAGGGAACCTGGACGAAGCTATGACCTTCTTGGATGGAAACAATACCTTGGAAATCGAACCTTATAATGCCTTGCTCAAAGGTTATTGTAGTGAGGGCAGGTTTCTGGAGGCAATTATATATCTTAGAAAGAAGGCAGATCAGGGACTAACTGACAGTATGTcttggaatatcattataaggGGCCTTTGTGAGAATGAGAATGTTGGAAAAGCGTTTGAAGTTATTGGTAGAATGATTGTCTCTTCTTACATGCTTGATCAGGCTACTTATTCTGCAATTATAATTGGGTATTGTAAGATGGGTTCATGCGAGAATGCTTTAGATATGTTCAGACTGGCCTGTGTCAATAACATGACTTTGGATTCAGAATCTTGCTCAGAATTGATTGAGGGTTTGTGTCATGTAAAACAAGTACAGGAGGCCACAGAAGTGTTTTACTATATTACTAACAAAGGCCTCAGTCTCACCACTAACTTACTCAATGTGTTGATCCAAGAAATTTGTCATGCTGGAAAGGTGCATGAAGCTATCGGACTTCGTTCGCTTGCAGTTCATAAGGGTACTTATTGTATTCCAGATACATACGCCATTATTTTGCTTGCATTGTTGGATctgaacaaagaaaagaatatatTAGTATTCCTTTCACAAATGTTGGTGGAAGGCCATAGTCTAAATGCAAGAATATACTGTATTCTTATACGTGGCTTGTGTACCGACAGCACAATGACTGTGGCCACTCTTTTATTCAATCAAATGATTCGTGATGGATTTATTCCTGATTCCAAAACATTTGAAACTTTAGTGTTCAGTATGGCAAAATTCTCTCAATTGCATATAGTGGTGCATAGCttagaaaaaataattaatgaaaACAGACTAGTTAGTCCCACAGTATGTAACATGATCATCCATGGCCTCTTGAAAGAGGGCCACAGACATGAGGCTTGTAAGTTTCTGGACCGGATAATAGAGATGGGTTGCGTTCCAGATGCTGATACACATGGATTGTTGGTTGGAAGTTTCAATGTAGAAGAAAGGGATGGAACTACTGGGGTATCTGAAGCTCTTAAGAATGACAACGTGAGCAACATATTGGCCGAAGGTCTGAACAAATATAATGAGCACATGGTTGAAGAATAA
- the LOC120106258 gene encoding pentatricopeptide repeat-containing protein At2g17140-like isoform X2, whose amino-acid sequence MILKLGLAGNHQEMGDLLKEMVNLELSNLEEALVSMIYSFCRNHMLIEALKVFEHANSVKRILSVSSCNALLGIFVSKRGNFQSVMFVYKEMVKAGILPDVETLNYLIKALCESGHLELALNQFHRMSKKQCAPNSQTFEILISALCSSGRVDESVKVLNQMLDLGSKPHHDFYVSIIPLFCRVNRFEEGIKLFRMMKNTGLQLEVHLYSILVLSLCENQHLDDAVELFEDMLASGFAPVTSLYVDIVNGYCKLGNLDEAMTFLDGNNTLEIEPYNALLKGYCSEGRFLEAIIYLRKKADQGLTDSMSWNIIIRGLCENENVGKAFEVIGRMIVSSYMLDQATYSAIIIGYCKMGSCENALDMFRLACVNNMTLDSESCSELIEGLCHVKQVQEATEVFYYITNKGLSLTTNLLNVLIQEICHAGKVHEAIGLRSLAVHKGTYCIPDTYAIILLALLDLNKEKNILVFLSQMLVEGHSLNARIYCILIRGLCTDSTMTVATLLFNQMIRDGFIPDSKTFETLVFSMAKFSQLHIVVHSLEKIINENRLVSPTVCNMIIHGLLKEGHRHEACKFLDRIIEMGCVPDADTHGLLVGSFNVEERDGTTGVSEALKNDNVSNILAEGLNKYNEHMVEE is encoded by the coding sequence ATGATATTGAAGCTGGGTCTGGCAGGAAACCACCAAGAAATGGGGGATCTCTTGAAGGAGATGGTGAACTTGGAGCTTTCAAATTTAGAAGAGGCATTGGTTTCTATGATCTATTCGTTTTGCCGAAACCACATGCTAATAGAAGCTTTAAAGGTTTTTGAACATGCAAATTCGGTGAAGCGCATATTGTCGGTATCATCATGCAATGCTTTATTGGGCATTTTTGTCTCAAAAAGGGGAAATTTTCAGTCTGTGATGTTTGTCTATAAGGAAATGGTTAAAGCAGGGATTCTTCCTGATGTTGAAACATTGAATTACttaataaaggcattgtgtgaGTCTGGTCACTTAGAATTGGCGCTAAACCAGTTTCATAGAATGAGCAAGAAACAATGTGCTCCAAATAGTCAGACATTTGAGATACTCATCAGTGCTCTTTGTTCAAGCGGCAGAGTAGATGAATCGGTCAAGGTTTTGAATCAGATGTTGGACCTGggcagcaaaccccatcatgacTTTTATGTTagtatcatacctctattttgCAGGGTCAACAGATTCGAGGAAGGCATTAAGTTGTTTAGAATGATGAAAAATACAGGTCTTCAGCTTGAGGTCCATCTGTACAGTATTTTagttctatctttatgtgaaaatcaacatttggatgatgcAGTTGAGCTTTTTGAAGATATGTTAGCATCAGGCTTCGCTCCTGTGACTAGTCTGTATGTGGATATTGTGAATGGGTATTGCAAATTAGGGAACCTGGACGAAGCTATGACCTTCTTGGATGGAAACAATACCTTGGAAATCGAACCTTATAATGCCTTGCTCAAAGGTTATTGTAGTGAGGGCAGGTTTCTGGAGGCAATTATATATCTTAGAAAGAAGGCAGATCAGGGACTAACTGACAGTATGTcttggaatatcattataaggGGCCTTTGTGAGAATGAGAATGTTGGAAAAGCGTTTGAAGTTATTGGTAGAATGATTGTCTCTTCTTACATGCTTGATCAGGCTACTTATTCTGCAATTATAATTGGGTATTGTAAGATGGGTTCATGCGAGAATGCTTTAGATATGTTCAGACTGGCCTGTGTCAATAACATGACTTTGGATTCAGAATCTTGCTCAGAATTGATTGAGGGTTTGTGTCATGTAAAACAAGTACAGGAGGCCACAGAAGTGTTTTACTATATTACTAACAAAGGCCTCAGTCTCACCACTAACTTACTCAATGTGTTGATCCAAGAAATTTGTCATGCTGGAAAGGTGCATGAAGCTATCGGACTTCGTTCGCTTGCAGTTCATAAGGGTACTTATTGTATTCCAGATACATACGCCATTATTTTGCTTGCATTGTTGGATctgaacaaagaaaagaatatatTAGTATTCCTTTCACAAATGTTGGTGGAAGGCCATAGTCTAAATGCAAGAATATACTGTATTCTTATACGTGGCTTGTGTACCGACAGCACAATGACTGTGGCCACTCTTTTATTCAATCAAATGATTCGTGATGGATTTATTCCTGATTCCAAAACATTTGAAACTTTAGTGTTCAGTATGGCAAAATTCTCTCAATTGCATATAGTGGTGCATAGCttagaaaaaataattaatgaaaACAGACTAGTTAGTCCCACAGTATGTAACATGATCATCCATGGCCTCTTGAAAGAGGGCCACAGACATGAGGCTTGTAAGTTTCTGGACCGGATAATAGAGATGGGTTGCGTTCCAGATGCTGATACACATGGATTGTTGGTTGGAAGTTTCAATGTAGAAGAAAGGGATGGAACTACTGGGGTATCTGAAGCTCTTAAGAATGACAACGTGAGCAACATATTGGCCGAAGGTCTGAACAAATATAATGAGCACATGGTTGAAGAATAA
- the LOC120106259 gene encoding uncharacterized protein LOC120106259 encodes MTMKAAVTTLGRDPPPPPCPTGCGGDGCDARDPWPLHHVRHRTVFCRLCTSCVLKYHAGSFCTVCFNLLDGPQPAPSAFVRCSRCPSIAHFACLAEADRASSFLCPSCCNSAGFSYFLVSNDGQQRSIDLTSAKVLAAARLAAASMSRAAVASRAEVERKEEEGS; translated from the exons ATGACGATGAAGGCGGCGGTGACGACGCTGGGCCGGGACCCACCACCGCCACCTTGCCCCACCGGTTGCGGCGGCGACGGCTGCGATGCCCGGGACCCCTGGCCGCTCCACCACGTCCGCCACCGCACTGTCTTCTGCCGCCTTTGCACTTCTTGCGTCCTCAAGTACCACGCCGGATCCTTCTGTACCGTCTGCTTCAATCTCCTCGACGGGCCCCAGCCGGCGCCATCCGCCTTCGTCCGCTGCTCCCGGTGCCCCTCCATCGCCCACTTCGCCTGCCTTGCAGAAGCCGACCgcgcctcctccttcctctgccCTAGCTGCTGCAACTCCGCTGGCTTCTCTTACTTTCTCGTCAGCAATGATGGACAGCAGCGATCGATTGATCTCACATCAGCTAAGGTTCTCGCCGCCGCGCGGCTGGCGGCGGCCTCCATGAGCAGGGCCGCGGTGGCTTCGAGGGCCGAGGTGGAGAGGAAG gaagaagaaggaagctaA